The Pseudomonadota bacterium sequence TTCCGCAGGCCCCTGCCGCATGCTGCGAGGGAGAGGGTCATCAGAAGCCGCTCTATCGCGTCTCCGCCCAGTCAGACCGCTTCGATCTGTCCTGCGGGGGCGCGCACGCCGACGTCCATCTCTCAAGCCATCCCGCGGCGGCAGACGGCCGTCGTCGTGTCAGCCATCTGCCCTGACATCGTTGCGGTGCCCTCGTGAGAGCGGGGTCACCAGTGGCGCGCGGCCATTCTCCAGTTCGCCGAGGCATCGATGTCGGCCGTCGCGCGCGGCAGGGCGCTCATCGCCGGGGTGCTGAGCGCGGCCAGCGCGGCCGCGATCTGCGCGGCCCGCGCCGAGACCTGTGACGCAGCAAGCTGTTTCGCGCTGCCCGTCCAGTCGTGCTCGTCGAGGAAATGGGTCGAGAGGTCGCCCCGCACGAAGGCCTCGTGCCTGAACACCCAGCGATGGAAGGGCAGGCTCGAGTGGGTGCCCACCACCACGAACTCGTCGAGGGCGCGCAACATGCGCCGGCGCGCTTCTTCCCGGTCGGCCCCGCGCACGATGAGCTTGGCCATGAGTGAATCGAAGAACGGCGGGATCACCGCTCCGGTATAGATCTGCCCATCGACCCGCACGCCCGGCCCCTGGGGGAGCTCGAGGTGCTCGATGCGGCCGGGGTCGGGGACGAAGTTTACGAACACGTTCTCACACGTGATGCGGGCCTCGAACGCCCAGCCGTGAAACGACAGCTGATCTTGCGTGAAGGGCAGGGGAAGGCCCGCGGCGATGTCGATTTGCAGGCACACGAGATCGATGCCGGTGATCTCCTCGGTGACCGGATGCTCGACCTGCAAGCGCGTGTTGACCTCGAGGAAGTAGAAGTTGCGGTTCTCGTCGACCAGGAACTCGAAGGTTCCCAGGCTCTGATACCCGATGGCCCGCGCGCCGGTCACCGCAGCCTCGCCCATGCGACGCCGCGTCACGTCGTCGAGGGCGGGAGAGGGGGCCTCTTCGACCATCTTCTGGAACCTGCGCTGGATCGAGCACTCGCGCTCGAACAGATAGACCGCGTTCCCGTGCGCGTCTGCGGCGATCTGCATCTCGACATGACGCGGGCGGGCGATGTAGCGCTCCATGTATACGTCGGCGCTGCCGAAGGCAGCCTGCGCCTCTGAGCGGGCCGACGAGAAGGCGTCTGGCATCTGCTCGGGGCTGAAGACCTTGCGCATGCCTCGGCCGCCGCCCCCGTTCGATGCTTTCAGAAGCACGGGGTAGCCGATGGTGTCTGCCTGTGCCAGCGCTTCGTCGAGGGATTCGAGCGGGGCGTCAGAGCCGGGCACCACCGGGACGCCGCTCTCGGCCATCTGGCGGCGCGCCGCGTTCTTGTTGCCCAGAAGCCGGATCTGCTCGGGGGACGGCCCGATGAACGTGATGCCGGCGGCCGCGCAGGCTGCGGAGAGGTTCGGGTTCTCCGACAGGAAGCCGTACCCGGGGTGCACGCAGTCGGCGTTCACGGCGCGCGCGGCGCGTACAACCGTCTCGATGTCGAGGTATGTCT is a genomic window containing:
- a CDS encoding ATP-grasp domain-containing protein — translated: MFRRMLIANRGEIAVRIIRACRDRGITPILLCAEVDRASLAARLADEVHCATGMGPRETYLDIETVVRAARAVNADCVHPGYGFLSENPNLSAACAAAGITFIGPSPEQIRLLGNKNAARRQMAESGVPVVPGSDAPLESLDEALAQADTIGYPVLLKASNGGGGRGMRKVFSPEQMPDAFSSARSEAQAAFGSADVYMERYIARPRHVEMQIAADAHGNAVYLFERECSIQRRFQKMVEEAPSPALDDVTRRRMGEAAVTGARAIGYQSLGTFEFLVDENRNFYFLEVNTRLQVEHPVTEEITGIDLVCLQIDIAAGLPLPFTQDQLSFHGWAFEARITCENVFVNFVPDPGRIEHLELPQGPGVRVDGQIYTGAVIPPFFDSLMAKLIVRGADREEARRRMLRALDEFVVVGTHSSLPFHRWVFRHEAFVRGDLSTHFLDEHDWTGSAKQLAASQVSARAAQIAAALAALSTPAMSALPRATADIDASANWRMAARHW